GCAATGACGGCCAACAAATTTCAGGAAGCAATAGTTGAGCTTGTACGGTTGGCGACAGAAGAGCTGAGAGTGATGGCTGTGGTCACTGAACCGCTGTGGAGGCATTGCGGTGCTGATGATGGAAGCAGAATTCTTGATAAAGTGGCATATAGTAGAATGTTTCCAAATCTGGTTGGCCCCAGACAAGTAGGCTTCACATCTGAAGTTTCTCGTGAAACTGCCAGGATTGAATTGAGTCCCAAGAACCTCGTCAGTTATTTTATGGACGTGGTCAGTATTATTTAAATTCTTTTGTATTTGTTTTGCATTGTCAATCTAGAACTGATGAATTTGCTTTCTAACTTGTCATCTTTTTTGTTAACTAGAGTAACTGGTATGTGATGTTTTATGAAATTGTCCCAAAGGCTAGGACAGTTGATGTCCTGATGAATCCAGAAGGAGCAACAGACTATGATGGAACCCTACAAGTGGTAAttagatttttttatttataaatctTCCCCTTAAGTCTAGTTAACAAAAACATTATATTCAGTACATGTTAATAGTTTTTGAAATATAATTAATCTATCATGTATGCTTGCATGCAAATCTAATTCAGATGGCTGCTACATATCAACTCTCTACACCACTTGTCCCAAACCGTGAGACCTATTTTGCTAGATATTGTAAGCGATATTCTGAGAATGACTGGATAGTGGTTGACGTTTCATTAGACGGTGTACACCCAGTCCCAGTAACCGGGTGCAAGAAAAGGCCATCAGGTTGCCTTATTCATGAATTACCTGATGGATTCTCACAGGTGAACTAAATGCATACAATGTTGATCATATATATTATGTATTTCATTGTATGAGCTTGATTGATATTTCTTGGATTACCTAATTATGGTTTACTCATGTAATGTTTTTCAAGATTACATGGGTTGAGCATGTAGATGCGGACTGCAGGGCTATCAGAGCTATGTATCAACCTCTGCTAGATTCTAGTATAGGATTTGGAGCCAAACGATGGATCTCTACCCTAGAAAGAAGGTGTCGACAGATGGGAAATGACATCTCGCTAAAGGCCCCTCTTGGGGAATACAATCAGCTAGGTACGTAAATGAAACTTGCATTAGTGGAATTTCACTTAAAAATTCCTGCTGCTCCTTGATAAAATTGAATCTCCTATATGCATTTATGTTTTTCACACAGTGATGTCAAGTGATGAAAGAGCTCAGACAGTTCTATTGAAGCTTGCTGCAAAAATGGTGTTAAACTTCAACTCAGGAATTAGTGGTTTAACCGGGAACTGGAAAGAACTATCGGGACATTCTACTGACGACAATATTAGGGTCATGACAAGAATGAATATGAGAGATCATAGCCTACCTAGGGGTACTCTGATATCTGCTGCTTCATCAATTTGGCTTCCAGTGCCACCGAAGTCTGTGTTTGATTTTCTCCGCAATCACAACTCAGGAAGCGAGGTATCTTTACCTGAAATTAAATGCATTACCACTTTTAACTGCAATTAGAAAGAACTTTTCATTATTCGGTCTTCTTAAATTATCATCTATAGGTAAATTATGTTATCTTCATTAGGTTCAAGGCATTATATCAGTGCACATATAGAGACTTCAGACGAATTTATGATTGTAACTAGACTTCATTATCTAAACTGTCTATATAAGTACAACAACTTTCCTTACATTGTTATGCCAAATTGACGCAAATTTACATGCATCTATATAGTTAGATTCCAAATTAGCTGTTATTCCATGTTGTACGCTGACAACTAATCATTAGACCTTAATATTCCACGTACAGCCGCTGATTCCATACCCCGGTAGGGAATGGGAGGTCCTCTCCGGTGAAACTGCTGTTGAACAAGTGTGTCACATTA
This region of Apium graveolens cultivar Ventura unplaced genomic scaffold, ASM990537v1 ctg7076, whole genome shotgun sequence genomic DNA includes:
- the LOC141703752 gene encoding homeobox-leucine zipper protein HDG2-like; this encodes MTANKFQEAIVELVRLATEELRVMAVVTEPLWRHCGADDGSRILDKVAYSRMFPNLVGPRQVGFTSEVSRETARIELSPKNLVSYFMDVSNWYVMFYEIVPKARTVDVLMNPEGATDYDGTLQVMAATYQLSTPLVPNRETYFARYCKRYSENDWIVVDVSLDGVHPVPVTGCKKRPSGCLIHELPDGFSQITWVEHVDADCRAIRAMYQPLLDSSIGFGAKRWISTLERRCRQMGNDISLKAPLGEYNQLVMSSDERAQTVLLKLAAKMVLNFNSGISGLTGNWKELSGHSTDDNIRVMTRMNMRDHSLPRGTLISAASSIWLPVPPKSVFDFLRNHNSGSEPLIPYPGREWEVLSGETAVEQVCHITKGHEASYSVSIHKVLAENSSQENILLLQESCSDPVASYIVFSRLRTEDMHLILNGISSQYRPLLPSGFAVHPDGPATGTEGSGGSLLTVSFQLLVDDSPTFVPPAEMHSQAADLINLTTERIKVAVEEFLSQAALLASMNEA